The following coding sequences lie in one Colletes latitarsis isolate SP2378_abdomen unplaced genomic scaffold, iyColLati1 scaffold0013, whole genome shotgun sequence genomic window:
- the LOC143350685 gene encoding uncharacterized protein LOC143350685 has product MKIKERAALYALESTVQAGAGPQEGQNANGPHRDAERERVLEDTLRSWQQHWRDKITFGWIPSIREWVGRGHGALTYHLTQALTGHGCFNEFRHRIGKVACGACWYGCGEIDTAEHTLCACKKWDNKRRELAVTLRVGRVTVREMGRKMLEGIEEWEAIAKYVTDIIREKEELGKEILCYFQFWSFPVT; this is encoded by the exons ATGAAGATTAAGGAAAGGGCGGCCCTGTATGCCCTGGAAAGTACGGTGCAGGCAGGGGCCGGGCCACAGGAGGGGCAGAACGCAAATGGGCCACACCGGGACGCGGAAAGAGAGAGGGTTCTTGAGGACACACTACGCTCCTGGCAGCAGCACTGGCGTGATAAAATCACGTTTGGTTGGATCCCCAGCATACGGGAATGGGTCGGAAGGGGGCACGGTGCCCTCACGTACCACCTCACCCAGGCACTTACCGGTCACGGGTGCTTTAACGAGTTTAGGCATCGGATCGGTAAGGTGGCCTGTGGTGCGTGTTGGTACGGCTGTGGGGAGATAGACACGGCAGAGCACACGCTCTGTGCCTGTAAGAAATGGGACAATAAGAGAAGGGAGTTGGCGGTGACCCTCAGGGTGGGGAGGGTCACGGTCAGAGAAATGGGGAGGAAGATGCTAGAGGGCATCGAAGAGTGGGAGGCTATCGCAAAATACGTTACGGACATAATACGCGAGAAGGAGGA ACTGGGCAAGGAGATCCTCTGCTACTTTCAGTTTTGGTCATTCCCAGTCACCTAA